The sequence GCGACCAGCGACCTGAACGACCTGTACCGGCGGGTCATCATCCGCAACAACCGCCTGAAGCGCCTGATGGATATTAAGGCGCCCGAAGTGATTCTGCGGAACGAGAAGCGCATGTTGCAAGAGGCCGTTGATAGCCTCTTCGACAACGGCCGCAAGTCGAACTCGGTACGTGGCTCGTCGAACCGCCCGCTCAAGTCGCTCAGTGACATGCTGAAGGGCAAGCAGGGCCGCTTCCGCCAGAACCTGCTGGGCAAGCGCGTCGACTATTCCGGGCGTTCGGTGATTGTCATTGGCCCCGACCTGGAGCTGCACCAGTGCGGCATTCCGAAGGAAATGGCCATCGAGCTCTTTAAGCCGTTCATCATTCGACGGCTGATTGAGCGCGGCATCGTGAAGACGGTGAAGAGCGCCAAGAAATACGTGGAGCGTCGCACGGCCGCCGTATGGGATATTCTGGAGAAGGCCATTCAGGGGCGGCCCGTGCTGCTGAACCGTGCACCTACGCTGCACCGCCTGGGCATTCAGGCCTTCCAGCCTGTGCTTACCGAAGGCAAGGCCATCCAGCTGCACCCGCTGGTGTGTACGGCGTACAACGCCGACTTCGATGGCGACCAGATGGCCGTGCACGTGCCGCTGAGCCACGAAGCGTGCCTGGAGGCCATGATTTTGATGCTCTCCAGCCACAACATCCTCAGCCCGGCCAACGGCTCGCCGCTCACCGTGCCCACGCAGGACATGATTCTGGGGCTCTACTACCTCACCAAGTCGCGCGATGGGGAGAAGGGCGAAGGCATGCGCTTTACGAGCGTATCGGAAGTGCGCCAGGCGTACGACCAGGACGTTGTAGCAACGCACGCCAAGATCCAGCTGAAAGACCCGGACGGGTCGTCTGAGATTCTCGATACCACCGTGGGGCGCGTTCTCTTTAACGAGATTGTGCCAGATGGCATTCCGTACGTCAACGACGTACTGACGAAGAAAAACATGCGGCCCATCATCTCGGACATCCTGCAGACGGTTGGCTTTAAGCGGACCTCGAAGTTCCTGGATGCCATGAAGGACATGGGCTACGAGCGCTCCACCACATCGGGCATTACGTTCTCATTGTCCGACATTGTGGTGCCCGACGAGAAGCAGAAGCTGGTGGAGGAGGCAGAGAAAGAGGTCGACCAGGCCAGCTCCAACTACTCGATGGGCTTCATCACTGATAGCGAGCGCTACAACCAGGTCATCGACATCTGGACGCAGACCAACAACCGCGTCTCGGAGGTGCTCTTCAACACGCTGAAGGAGCATCGTGACGGATTCAACGCCATTTACATGATGGCCGACTCCGGTGCCCGCGGCTCCAAGGAGCAGATTCGCCAGCTTGGCGGCATGCGTGGCCTGATGGCCAAGCCGCAGAAGAATGTGGGCGAAGGTGGGGGCGAGATCATTGAGAACCCCATCCTTTCCAACTTCAAAGAGGGCCTGTCGGTGCTTGAGTACTTTATCTCGACGCACGGCGCGCGCAAGGGCCTGGCCGATACGGCACTCAAGACCGCCGATGCGGGCTACCTCACGCGCCGCTTGGTTGATGTGTCGCAAGACGTGACGATCACCGAGCACGATTGCGGGACGCTCCGCGGCATTGAGGTGGAAGCCCTCACCGACAACGAGGAAGTCGTGGTGCCGCTCTCGCAGCGCATCGTGGGCCGCGTGGTGGTGCACGACGTGTACGATCCGCAGACCGGCGAGCTCCTCATTGAGGCGAACGACGTCATCGACGAGCAGGTGGCCAAGCAGGTCGCCGAAACGTCCATCGAGAGCATCGAGATTCGATCGGTGCTCACCTGCGAAGCCGAGCGGGGCGTGTGTACGCTGTGCTACGGTCGCAACCTTGGCACCAACCGGATGGTGGAGGTCGGCGAATCGGTCGGCGTGGTGGCTGCCCAGTCCATTGGCGAGCCCGGCACGCAGCTCACGCTTCGTACGTTCCACATCGGTGGCGCGGCAAGCGCGATTGCGTCCGAGTCGACGATGCAGACGAAGTCGGCGGGTACCGTCGAGTTCGAGAACCTGCGCACGGTGATGCGCGAAGACTCTGACGGTCCGAAGGAGGTGGTGCTCACGCGGCAAGGCGAGATCAACATCCTCGACGAAGACGGCCGCCCCATCACGAGCTACGTGGTGCCCTACGGCGCCGAGTTGCTCGTGGAAGACGGCGCGACCGTTGAACGCGATGACGTGCTGGCCAGCTGGGATCCGTACAACAGCGTGATCCTCTCAGAGGTTGACGGCACCGCGGGGTACGAGGATGTCATTGAAGGCACCACGTACCGCGAGGAAACCGACGAGCAGACGGGCCACAAGGAGAAGGTCATCATCGAGAGCCGCTCGCGCACGCTCACACCGGCCGTGACGATTGAGATGCCGGAAGGCGATGAGCGCGAGTACAACATGCCGGTGCAGGCGCGCATTCAGGTGGACGAAGGCGACGAAATTCAGGCCGGCCAGGTGCTGGCCAAGATTCCGCGCCAGACGGTCAAGCAGAGCGACATTACGGGCGGTCTGCCGCGCGTAACGGAGCTCTTTGAGGCGCGCACGCCCAGCGACCCGGCGACGGTCAGCGAAATTGACGGCATCGTCAGCTTCGGCGACCGTAAGCGCGGCAAGCAAGAGGTTATCGTCAGCAGCCGTGACGATGACATGACCAAGAGCTACATGATTTCGCTCTCGAAGCACATGCTTGTGCACGAGAACGACTTCGTGAAGGCCGGCGATCCGCTGTGTGATGGGCAGATTGCCCCGCACGACATCCTCCACATTAAGGGCCCGCGCGAGGTGCAGGAGTATCTCCTGAACGAAATCCAGGAGGTGTACCGCCTGCAGGGCGTTGACATCGATGACAAGCACATCGAGGTGGTCATCCGCCAGATGATGAAGCGCGTTGAAGTTACGCAGCCGGGCGATACCGACTTCCTCGAAGAGGACTACGTCGATCGTCACGAGTTGGCCCGCGTCAATGACGAGATGCACGACAAGTTTGTCGTGACGGATCCGAGCGAGAGTGCCCTTACCATCGGGCAGATCGTGGACCGCTCGCAGCTGCGCGAGGCCAACTCGAAGCTCAAGCGCCAGGACAAGCCCGAGGTGCAGGTGCGCGAGGCGCGTCCGGCCGTGGCGCGTCCGGTGCTGCTGGGCATCACGAAGGCCGCGCTGTCGACCGATTCGTTCATCTCGGCGGCCTCCTTCCAGGAGACCACGAAGGTGCTCACGAACGCGTCCATTCGTGCGAAGAGCGATCCGCTGTATGGCCTGAAGGAGAACGTGATCGTCGGGCATCCGATTCCGGCGGGCACGGGGCAGCGCCAGTACCGCGATCTGGTCGTCGGGAAGACGTCCGACCTCGAGAAGCTGCAAGCAGCCATTGGCGGCAACGGGTCGACGCTGGGCGATGGCGCTCCCAGCGAGGCCTCCGTAGAAGCGGGCTCGAAAGAGTAAGCCACGCTTCGTAGTACAGGCTGTATCGCTCAAACGCATCGTGGCACCAGCCACGGTGCGTTTGTCTGTTTGTGAAGCACTGCAAGGAAACAATGCTTCGCCCATGCAGACCGTAGCTTGCGGGATAGACCAGCGAACGAGGCCCGCGCACCATCCGTTGACGGTAATGAAGCCCACAATCGGTACAAGAACGTAATGGCTATTTATCTCGACCACGCCGCAACCACACCGCTCGACCGCGCGGTGCTGGCGGCCATGGAGCCGTACCTGCTGGAGCATTTTGGCAACGCCTCGTCGGTGCACGGGCGCGGGCGGCAGGCCCGCGTGGCTGTGGAGGAAGCCCGCGAGCGCGTGGCGGCGGCGCTGGGGGCCGAGCCCTCCGAGGTTGTGTTTACAAGCGGCGGGACCGAGTCGGATAACCTGGCGCTCAAGGGAGCACTTCGCGCCCGGGCGGCAGACGGCCGAACGCGGCTCGTCACGTCAGCGGCCGAGCACGAAGCGGTGCTTCAGCCCGCCGAGCAGCTTGCGGCCGAAGGATACGAGGCCACGGTGCTTGCCCCCGATGCCCACGGCCGCATCACTCCCGATCGGCTCGACGAGGCCCTCGACGACCGCGTGGCGCTCGTGTCGCTCATGCATGCCAACAACGAAATCGGCACCCTGCACGACATCGCGGCACTGGCCGACGTGTGCCACGCCCATGGGGCCTGGTTGCATTGCGATGCCGTGCAAACCGCCGGGCTGATGGCCCTCAACGTTAAGGACCTGGGGGCCGATCTGCTGTCGCTCTCGGCGCACAAGTTGTACGGTCCGAAGGGCGTGGGCGCGCTGTACGTGCGAGGGGGCATCGACCTGCCGCCGCTCGTGGCGGGCGGCGCACAGGAGCGCAACCGCCGCGGAGGCACCGAGAACACGCCGGGCGTTGTGGGCCTCGCGGAGGCGCTTACGCGTGCCGTCGAGCGGGCGCCCGAGCGGGTGGCGCGCCTCGAGTCGTTGCAGCAGCGGCTCGTGGAGGGGCTAACGGACGCGCTGGACCACTTCCGCTTCAACACGCCGGTGCACCACGGGCCCGTCGCGCCGCACATCGTCAACATCTCGTTTCCCCCGCACGCGGGACAGCCCATCGACGGCGAAATGCTGCTCCTGAACCTCGACATGCACGGCGTGCAGGCCTCGGCCGGATCCGCGTGTACCAGTGGCGCGCTGGAGCCCAGCCATGTGCTTACGGCGCTAGGACTGCCGCGCGAGACGGCCGCTGCCGCGGTGCGCTTCTCGCTGGGGAAGGATACCAGCCCCGAAGACGTTGATGGGGCCGTGGATACGCTGGCCGATACCATCGATCGCATGCGCCGCTAACCACTCGTCTGTTGCATGACCGACGCCCTCATCGTCTTTGCCAAGCCGCCGGAGCCGGGGGCCGTAAAGACGCGCCTCACCACGCTCCTGAGCGACGAAGAAGCCGCAGCCCTCTACGCGGCCTTTCTGGAAGATGCCTTGCGGCAGTACGCCGCGCTCGCTGCCGATGTGCGCCTGTACCTGACCGACGCGTCGGCCGCGCTCCCCGTGCCCGATCGGGTGGGCGTGCACGAGCAGTCGGGGGCGGGCCTCGGCGCGCGGATGCACACGGCCTTTCAGGAGACGTTTGCGGCGGGGTATGCGCGGGCTGTCATCATCGGGACGGATCATCCTACGCTGCCGTCGGCACGCATCCGCCGGGCGTTCGATGCGCTGCGCCCCGCTCCGGCCGTTGCGCTGGGGCCAAGCGCCGATGGCGGGTTTTACCTGCTGGGCCTCACCGCTCCGCAGCCCGCGCTGTTTGCGGGCATGACCTACAGCCACGACGAGGTGTTTGCGGAGACGCGTCGCCGTGCGGAGGGCCTTGACGCCCGTCTCACGGTGCTGCCTGAGTGGTACGACGTTGACACCCCCGCGGCGCTGCAACGGATGCTCCAGGACCTAGAGGGCGCGCCGCATGCCGTACGCACGCGGGCTACCGTGCGGCGGCTGAACCTGCGCGAGCGATTGCGTGCAGCGTCGCGGTGAGCCGGTGCGGTTAGCGTGGCGGCGCGGCCGGCGCCTGTAGCTGTTGCAGCCGCTCGAAATACGCCCGGATGAGCGCCTCGTAGTCTGGGGCATAGCCGCTTTCTAGCGCACGGATCAGGTCGCGGCGCAGGCGGTCGGTCTGCTCCGCGGGCGAGAGCGCATCGGGCGGGGTCCGTTCGTAAGTGCCCTCGGCGGTGCGTGCCTTCCGCTGATCGTCGGTGCCTTGCGTGCGCAGCGATTGCTGGGCCTGCAGCAGGCGCGTCAAAATCTGTTGCTGCCGGTCGTTGAGCCGCCGGCGGTCAACGCGCTGCTGTTGCAGCTCGCGGATGGTCTGCTCCATTTGCTCGGCCACCTTGCCCAGGTCGCCCAGGGCCTGCTGGGCGTTGGGGCCGGCTTGTTTGCGCAGGGCGTTCAGCTCCTGCTGGATGCGCTCCTGCTGGCGCGCGAGCTGCTTGAGGCGGGCTTGCTGGTTGGCCGACAGCCGCTTGCCTTGCACGCTGTTCAGAAACTGTTGCATCTGGCGGTTGAGCTGCTGTTGCTGGCCGGCCATCTGCTGGAGTTGCTGCATCATCTGCTGCATCGACATACCCCCGCCGCCCTTGCCCTGGCCCTTGTTGAGCTGTTCGAGGACGTCAAGAATAAGCGCGGCCAGCTCGTTCAGGTGCATCATGGCCGATTTTTGCTCGCTCGTCGCGTTGGGCACGCGGCCCTCGGTGAGGGCTGTGGTGGCGGTTTCCATCGCGCGCAAGGCGTTCGTGGCCCGCGCCTGGAAAGCACTCGAAATTTGTGGGATGCGCTCGGCCAGGTGTTGCAGCGAGTCGCTGAGCAGCGTCGTGCCCGTCACCAGCCGATTTTGCGCCTGCGCCTTCTCGCGCAGCGTGGGGCTCTCGCTCACCAACCGGTCAACCGCGTGACGCAGCGCTTCCTGTTGCTGCGACAGCCGCAGGGTATGGTCGAGCGCTGCCAGAAGCCCCGCCCGATTGATGCGCCGTTGCTTGCCCGACATCTGTTGCTTCATCTGCCGGAGCTGCTGCGTCATCTGTTGCATCTGTTGCTGCAGCTGCTGCTGACTCTGCTGGGCCTGCTTAAACTGTCCACGGCGCAACTGTTGGCTGCTCTGCTTCATCTGCCGACTTAGCTTCTGTTGCGCCATGCGCTGTTGGAGCTGCTGCAGCTGCTTTTTGGGAAGCGCCTTGGATGCAGACGGCTCGGTTAGCTTGCGTAGCTGTTTTTGCAGCGCCTCCAGCTGCTTGCGCGCCCGGTCTTGCTCGCGGGCCAGGGCGTCGCGTTGTTGCTGCGTAGTTTTCTTTTGGGGAGATGGCGAGCGGCCGGCCGCTTTTTGCTGGGGGGCGGTTGGCTTCTGGCCTGCGTTTTTCTTGCGCTCGGACGCCTTTTTTCCGCTCGGTTGCTGCTGATTGGCCGTTTCAGAGGGCTGGGGCCGCGCGGCGGCCGCGGAGTCGCCCTGCGCCAGCTTTTGGGTCTGTTCGGCCAGCTGCTTCTGGAGCTTCGCAATGGCCGCGCTCCGCTTCGCCAGCTCATCGAGCGATTGCTGCGCCTTCAGCCGCTCAAACAGCTCCTTCACGCGCTTCAGGCGCTGCTGGTACTGTTCCTCATTAAACGTCATCTGCTCCATCGACTGCATCATCTGCCGCAGGTCCATCTGCTGCATGGCCTCTTGCAGCTTCTGCAGAGCGCGCTCAAGCTCGGGCGACTTCAGCTCCTCAATCACGCGTTGCAGCTCTTTGTACAGCTTCTGCGTCTCGGGGCTGGTAAGCTCTCCCTTTTGCATCTGCCGCGTGATCTCTTCCATCTGCTGTTGCAGCTGGTTGGCCTTTTGCTCCAGCGCCTGTTGCTGCTGGGCAATCTGCTCGGCCTGCCGCTTTGACTGCCACGAGGCTTCGCGGGTGCGCCGGATGGTTTGCTTAAGCTCCTGGGTCTCCTGGCGGAGCTGCTGCGCGTCTTGCTGCATCCGGTCGATCGTTTGCGTGGCCGCCTGTTGCGTCTTGTCGAGGGCTTCGTACTGCTCGGCCATCGACGGGAGGCGCAGCTGCTGGGTGGCCGTTACGTCGGAGCGATAGCCGGCCACGGCGTTGTTGTCCCACACCTTGGCGTAGTACGACACGACATCGCCCGGCATGAGATTGAGCCCCGAGGCTTGCGCCATGAGCCACGTGTACGACAGCGTCTGATCGCGGCCTGCGGGCGGCGGCGGAAGGGAGATGGAGCGAAAGGCGGAGTCGGGGGTGCCAAAGCGGCGCTCCGAGACGCGATAGTACAGGCGCACCCGCGAGAACCCGAAGTCGTCGCGCAGGCGCAGGCGCAGGGTTGGGGCGAGGGCCTCGGTGAGGGCGGCCCGGGCGGTCGGGGCCTCGAACGTAATCGCGGGCGGCGCGTCGCGCTGTGTGGCCAGCTGGTAGCGAATGGGCGCGGCATTGGCTATGCCCTGCGGACTTTCCAGGCGAAGGCTGTATGCCCCGTCGGCGTACAGCGTAAACGATCCGAGGGCCGCGCGGCCGTCGATGGTGAGTGGGCGTTGGGTGCTGTCGGCAAACAAGAGCGTGGCGCGTTCAACCGGCGCGCCGCCCACATGGGCACGCACCGTCACCCGGCTACCGGGCAGGGCCGTCACGTCGCCCACATTGGTCGCAAGCGTTTCGGCGGGGAGGCCGGTGTAGGCCGGCGGCGTTATCACCACGCGCAGGCGCTGCACCAGCGGGCGCGGATGCACCGTCACGCGGTACCAGCGCGTATCCAGCAACGGGTGCCGAATCCGGTAGCGCAGGTCGGATCGTACGCCGCGCAGCAGGTGGGTGAAGACGCCCGCGGCGTTCGGGGTAAGACGCATCGTTTGTACGGGGGCCGCACCTGGGTCTACCTGCAAGGAGAGCGCCGCTGGCATGTCACCCGTCGCTTCAATGCGGATCTGCAGCGAGTCGCCTTTTACACGGGTGGCGTCGCCGGGCGAGACGGCAAGTTGAAACGGCGCCGGCGGTTGAAAATGAGTGCGCGGCGAAAGCAATCGCCCCGAAGCCCCCAGGAACGTGGTAGGAGCGATCAGGAAGAAGGCGAGGACGCCCAGGAGCGGAAGAACGGCATATCGCGAAGCCCGCTGCACCGGCGTAAAGTCGGCCAAGTCCTCAAACGGAACGGCGTCAACGTCGGCGCCCAGCCGCTGCACAGCGGCTTCCACCATCGGGTCGGGCGCTTCCGTCCGCCGCCCATCCGCCAACTGGAGCACCGTGAGGAGGCGGTCGGACACCTCGGGATAGGCGTTGCCAATGTGCGCAGCAACGGCGGCATCGTCGGGCTGTGGGAGGACGCCTAGGAGCTGGAGGGTCGGACGCGCGACGTAGGCCAACGCGCCAAGCGCAGCCGCGCCAAGCAGGCCCATGAGCACGGAGCGAGCGGTGGTGGGTAGCCACAGGCCGGCTTCAACAGCCGTGGCAAGGAGCCAGGCAAGGGCGAGGCCGCCTACGCACCATACGGCCACCGTGGCAGCCTTTGCAAGGGTGAGGCGCCGCAGCGTGCGACGTACGCGCGTGCGGAGGCGCTCAACCAAACGAATCGACTGTTCACTCATGATGCGCCCTGTTGGGATAGAAGTCCTGCGTGTCGGTAACCTTTGGTAGCGTGCGGATGTTTCTCTGATCCTTCACGCCGCGGCGCGCGCGGGCCCCGCCCGTCGTCCATGAAAAAGACCCAAAGACGCGTTCCGCGGCTGAAAAGAAGTTCGTCGCTCCTGATCTTATAGCTTGCGCATTGCACGTGTGGTGCGCACGATGCATTCGACTAGCCAGCATGTTCTTATGTCGCCTATGCCCATGTCGCGTTTCCTCCCGCTGTGTCTCTTGCTTTTGCTCGTTGGCTGCCGCACGTACGGCGGGTATGGCACCGAGCAAGAAACGTGGCAACAGATGCAGACGGCCACCGAGCAGTTTGCCACCGATCTGACGCAGGCCAAAGCCGAGCTTGCGCGCCTGCAGGCCGTTGCCGACACCAGCGCGGCGCTCCAGCCGATGGCCGCGCGCTACGAGCGCACCGTTGCGCTGCACCAGGAGCGCCTCAACCACCACCAAACCTGGGTGGAGGAGCTGAAGGGGAGCGATAATTACCGCGCCCTCAACCGCACCTACGGCGCCATCATCACCGAGCAACGCCTGACGACGAAGCAGTACCAGCGGACGCTGCAGAATGTGCAGGCCGTCGTGCGCGGCGCGTCCCCCGTACCGTCCGACGACGACATCTCGGAAAGCACCTACGCCGATGCGCCCGTGCACTACCGCCGGGTTGAAAACCAGGGCGTCCTCACGCTCACCGAGGCGCTGTCGCAGTAACCAGCCGCCGCGCTATTGCTCGCGGCTGTCGACGCAGCACGTGGTGTTAATGCCGCCGCGCACGTTGTACTCCGTGGTGACGACGAGGTGTGCGGGGTTTTCGAGGCGGTCGAGGAGATCCTGAAAAATGATTGCCGTAATATCCTCTTGCGCTGCCCCGATGTCGCGCCACGAGATGAGGTAGTACTTCAGGCTTTTCAACTCCAGGATCCAGTCGCCCGGCACGTACTCCACGCGGAGGGTGCCAAAATCGGGGAGCCCGGAAAAGGGGCAGCGCGCCGAAAACTCGCCGGGTTCGGTTTCATAGGTCACGCGCTGCGCCACATCGTGTGCAAACGGGATGCGGTCGATACTGTCTTGCCGCGTGTCGGGCGGAAGAAACGGGCGAATGTGGCCTTCGGGTTCGATGCCAAACTGCTTCATGTAGTCGAGCGCGGCCCGCGTGTGCTCAACGGCGGCCTGCTCAAACGCCTCAACGGAATCGGCGGTGTCACTCATGATCGGGCGGAAGTCTGTAGAAGAAGGAGCGCGTCGTACGTCGGGCCGGCACACGTGTGCCACAGGCGCCGGGTTGTTCGGGGCTCTCAGGCGCGCTGATCGCTCGGCACGCCGGGCGACACGTATGGATGATCGGCGATAAAGAAGCGCCAGGGGCGGTTGACGCCTTTCGTGAGGCCAATGCGCGCCGACGTCTCCACCGCCGCGTCGTCCACCGGCTGGCCGGCCGTAAAAAAGAGCGGAGGCTCGGTAAGGAGCGCCGCGTGGAGGCGGTCGTCGACGGCAAACGCCTGCGTCAGCTTGCCGGGGCCATTGGTTAGCTCTACGGGACGCTTAGCGGCGGCGCGCCGCTGTTGCATGTGGGCGGCCCCTTCAAGCGGTTCAACAGCGCGGATGAGTACGCCGCCGCCTCGCCCTTCCGGCTCGGTGACCACGTTCAGGAGCCAGTACATGCCGTAGATGAGGTAAATGTAGGCCGTGCCCGGTGCACGGAAGAGATCGGCCGCGCGGCCTTCGCGTCGCAGCGTGCCCGTTTCTTCGTCGTACAGGCCCCATCCATGAAAGGCGCGGTCGCCCTCGGTGTAGGCCTCCGTTTCAACGATCCGGCCGACCAGGCGCGTGCCATCGTCGGCGATGCGTACCAGATGGCGCCCCAGGAGGTCGCGGGCGACGGTGAGGGTGGAGCGGTCGAAAAAATCGGGCGACAACGCCATCGCGAGTGCAGGGAGCAATCCAAAAGAAAGCGCGCCCGGTCCACTGGGGGCCGGGCGCGCAGGCGATACGTGGCAACAGCAAAAGAAAACGGTTACCGTGCGGCGCCCACTTGGCCCATCGCCACGCGCAGCCGGCCGCGGGCACGTTCCAGCGCCGCCTCGGCGCGTTCGCGGTCGATGTCGTCGCTGCTCCCTTGCTGGAGGCGGTCGAGCGCGCGCTTTTCGGCCGCTTGTGCGCGTTCCACATCAATCTCGGAGGCCAGCTCGACGGCATCAGCAAGCACCGTCACCTTGTTATCCAGCACTTCGAGGAAGCCGCCCGTCGTTGCAAAGACGATGCGGTCGTCGTGCATGTCGGCGTACTCGTGGGCGTCTTGCGTGCGCACCACCAGCGGCCCTACGCCGAGGGCCGCGATGAGCGGCGCGTGGTTCTTGAGCACTTCAAAGCTGCCCTCTACGCCGGGCGCGCGCACGCCGCTGGCATGGCCGCGGAAGGCGCGGTCGTCGGGCGTTACGATGTCTACGTACAATTCGTCTGCCATGACACACTATCGAAATTGGGGGGACCGGTAGGGCGCTGCGCCTCAGCCGCGAGCCGCGCACAACCGCGCGGCCCGCGAAAGGCACCATCCGTTACGCGTCTTCGAGCATCTTCTCGCCGTCCTCGATGACCTCGTCGATGGTGCCCTTCAGCAAGAACGCACGCTCAGGCAGGTGATCGAGCTCGCCGTCGAGAATCATGCGGAAGCCACGGATGGTTTCCTCAACCGAAACGTAGGCGCCCGGCGTGCCGGTGAACTGCTCGGCCACAAAGAACGGCTGACTCAGGAACCGCTGCACGCGGCGCGCGCGGTTCACGGCCTGCTTGTCTTCGTCCGACAGCTCATCCATGCCCAGGATGGCGATGATGTCCTGAAGCTCCTTGTAGCGCTGCAGGATCTCCTTCACATCTTGCGCCGTCTGGTAGTGCTCGGTGCCCAGCGTCCGCTCGTTCAGCATCTGACTCGTCGAGTCGAGCGGGTCGATGGCCGGGTAAATGCCCTGCGAGGAGAGCTGGCGCGAGAGCACCGTGGTGGCATCGAGGTGGGCAAACGTCGTGGCCGGAGCGGGGTCGGTCAGGTCATCCGCCGGCACGTACACCGCCTGAAACGACGTAATCG comes from Salisaeta longa DSM 21114 and encodes:
- the rpoC gene encoding DNA-directed RNA polymerase subunit beta', with the translated sequence MAYGNSKDIKKDFSEITVSLASPEDILERSYGEVVKPETINYRSFKPEMGGLFCEKIFGPVKDYECHCGKYKRIRYKGIICDRCGVEVTRKAVRRERMGHITLSVPVVHIWYFKTLPNKIGYLLGLKTKSLEKVIYYENYIVIQPGSAKRLGVKKNQLLTEEEYFNILYQIREDNNRLDDDDPDKFLAMIGGEAVQEMLNRLNLERLSQSLRYQVDTETSQQRKAKALKRLNVVEAFREANEKRENRPEWMVMKVIPVIPPELRPLVPLDGGRFATSDLNDLYRRVIIRNNRLKRLMDIKAPEVILRNEKRMLQEAVDSLFDNGRKSNSVRGSSNRPLKSLSDMLKGKQGRFRQNLLGKRVDYSGRSVIVIGPDLELHQCGIPKEMAIELFKPFIIRRLIERGIVKTVKSAKKYVERRTAAVWDILEKAIQGRPVLLNRAPTLHRLGIQAFQPVLTEGKAIQLHPLVCTAYNADFDGDQMAVHVPLSHEACLEAMILMLSSHNILSPANGSPLTVPTQDMILGLYYLTKSRDGEKGEGMRFTSVSEVRQAYDQDVVATHAKIQLKDPDGSSEILDTTVGRVLFNEIVPDGIPYVNDVLTKKNMRPIISDILQTVGFKRTSKFLDAMKDMGYERSTTSGITFSLSDIVVPDEKQKLVEEAEKEVDQASSNYSMGFITDSERYNQVIDIWTQTNNRVSEVLFNTLKEHRDGFNAIYMMADSGARGSKEQIRQLGGMRGLMAKPQKNVGEGGGEIIENPILSNFKEGLSVLEYFISTHGARKGLADTALKTADAGYLTRRLVDVSQDVTITEHDCGTLRGIEVEALTDNEEVVVPLSQRIVGRVVVHDVYDPQTGELLIEANDVIDEQVAKQVAETSIESIEIRSVLTCEAERGVCTLCYGRNLGTNRMVEVGESVGVVAAQSIGEPGTQLTLRTFHIGGAASAIASESTMQTKSAGTVEFENLRTVMREDSDGPKEVVLTRQGEINILDEDGRPITSYVVPYGAELLVEDGATVERDDVLASWDPYNSVILSEVDGTAGYEDVIEGTTYREETDEQTGHKEKVIIESRSRTLTPAVTIEMPEGDEREYNMPVQARIQVDEGDEIQAGQVLAKIPRQTVKQSDITGGLPRVTELFEARTPSDPATVSEIDGIVSFGDRKRGKQEVIVSSRDDDMTKSYMISLSKHMLVHENDFVKAGDPLCDGQIAPHDILHIKGPREVQEYLLNEIQEVYRLQGVDIDDKHIEVVIRQMMKRVEVTQPGDTDFLEEDYVDRHELARVNDEMHDKFVVTDPSESALTIGQIVDRSQLREANSKLKRQDKPEVQVREARPAVARPVLLGITKAALSTDSFISAASFQETTKVLTNASIRAKSDPLYGLKENVIVGHPIPAGTGQRQYRDLVVGKTSDLEKLQAAIGGNGSTLGDGAPSEASVEAGSKE
- a CDS encoding cysteine desulfurase family protein; the encoded protein is MAIYLDHAATTPLDRAVLAAMEPYLLEHFGNASSVHGRGRQARVAVEEARERVAAALGAEPSEVVFTSGGTESDNLALKGALRARAADGRTRLVTSAAEHEAVLQPAEQLAAEGYEATVLAPDAHGRITPDRLDEALDDRVALVSLMHANNEIGTLHDIAALADVCHAHGAWLHCDAVQTAGLMALNVKDLGADLLSLSAHKLYGPKGVGALYVRGGIDLPPLVAGGAQERNRRGGTENTPGVVGLAEALTRAVERAPERVARLESLQQRLVEGLTDALDHFRFNTPVHHGPVAPHIVNISFPPHAGQPIDGEMLLLNLDMHGVQASAGSACTSGALEPSHVLTALGLPRETAAAAVRFSLGKDTSPEDVDGAVDTLADTIDRMRR
- a CDS encoding TIGR04282 family arsenosugar biosynthesis glycosyltransferase, translating into MTDALIVFAKPPEPGAVKTRLTTLLSDEEAAALYAAFLEDALRQYAALAADVRLYLTDASAALPVPDRVGVHEQSGAGLGARMHTAFQETFAAGYARAVIIGTDHPTLPSARIRRAFDALRPAPAVALGPSADGGFYLLGLTAPQPALFAGMTYSHDEVFAETRRRAEGLDARLTVLPEWYDVDTPAALQRMLQDLEGAPHAVRTRATVRRLNLRERLRAASR
- a CDS encoding DUF4175 family protein, which gives rise to MSEQSIRLVERLRTRVRRTLRRLTLAKAATVAVWCVGGLALAWLLATAVEAGLWLPTTARSVLMGLLGAAALGALAYVARPTLQLLGVLPQPDDAAVAAHIGNAYPEVSDRLLTVLQLADGRRTEAPDPMVEAAVQRLGADVDAVPFEDLADFTPVQRASRYAVLPLLGVLAFFLIAPTTFLGASGRLLSPRTHFQPPAPFQLAVSPGDATRVKGDSLQIRIEATGDMPAALSLQVDPGAAPVQTMRLTPNAAGVFTHLLRGVRSDLRYRIRHPLLDTRWYRVTVHPRPLVQRLRVVITPPAYTGLPAETLATNVGDVTALPGSRVTVRAHVGGAPVERATLLFADSTQRPLTIDGRAALGSFTLYADGAYSLRLESPQGIANAAPIRYQLATQRDAPPAITFEAPTARAALTEALAPTLRLRLRDDFGFSRVRLYYRVSERRFGTPDSAFRSISLPPPPAGRDQTLSYTWLMAQASGLNLMPGDVVSYYAKVWDNNAVAGYRSDVTATQQLRLPSMAEQYEALDKTQQAATQTIDRMQQDAQQLRQETQELKQTIRRTREASWQSKRQAEQIAQQQQALEQKANQLQQQMEEITRQMQKGELTSPETQKLYKELQRVIEELKSPELERALQKLQEAMQQMDLRQMMQSMEQMTFNEEQYQQRLKRVKELFERLKAQQSLDELAKRSAAIAKLQKQLAEQTQKLAQGDSAAAARPQPSETANQQQPSGKKASERKKNAGQKPTAPQQKAAGRSPSPQKKTTQQQRDALAREQDRARKQLEALQKQLRKLTEPSASKALPKKQLQQLQQRMAQQKLSRQMKQSSQQLRRGQFKQAQQSQQQLQQQMQQMTQQLRQMKQQMSGKQRRINRAGLLAALDHTLRLSQQQEALRHAVDRLVSESPTLREKAQAQNRLVTGTTLLSDSLQHLAERIPQISSAFQARATNALRAMETATTALTEGRVPNATSEQKSAMMHLNELAALILDVLEQLNKGQGKGGGGMSMQQMMQQLQQMAGQQQQLNRQMQQFLNSVQGKRLSANQQARLKQLARQQERIQQELNALRKQAGPNAQQALGDLGKVAEQMEQTIRELQQQRVDRRRLNDRQQQILTRLLQAQQSLRTQGTDDQRKARTAEGTYERTPPDALSPAEQTDRLRRDLIRALESGYAPDYEALIRAYFERLQQLQAPAAPPR
- the queF gene encoding preQ(1) synthase codes for the protein MSDTADSVEAFEQAAVEHTRAALDYMKQFGIEPEGHIRPFLPPDTRQDSIDRIPFAHDVAQRVTYETEPGEFSARCPFSGLPDFGTLRVEYVPGDWILELKSLKYYLISWRDIGAAQEDITAIIFQDLLDRLENPAHLVVTTEYNVRGGINTTCCVDSREQ